The following coding sequences are from one Musa acuminata AAA Group cultivar baxijiao chromosome BXJ1-6, Cavendish_Baxijiao_AAA, whole genome shotgun sequence window:
- the LOC135676118 gene encoding peamaclein-like, which yields MKPLYSILALLLVLFASSCLQVTMAGSAFCESKCKVRCSKASVRDRCLKYCGLCCEQCRCVPSGTYGHKDECPCYRDKYTGSGKRRQPKCP from the exons ATGAAGCCCCTCTACTCCATCTTAGCTCTTCTCCTCGTCCTCTTCGCCTCTTCCTGCCTCCAAGTCACCATGGCAGGCTCAG CGTTCTGCGAGTCCAAGTGCAAGGTGAGGTGCTCCAAGGCGAGCGTTCGGGACCGGTGCCTCAAGTACTGCGGGCTGTGCTGCGAGCAGTGCCGGTGCGTGCCATCGGGAACGTACGGACACAAAGATGAGTGCCCCTGTTACAGGGACAAGTACACAGGCAGTGGGAAGAGGAGGCAACCCAAGTGTCCTTGA
- the LOC103987522 gene encoding cyclin-A3-1-like — MADKENCAPRLTRAAAKRAASAQVPSPPAEPPAKRKRVALSELPTLSNVVTLATADPSTPPPSKLKSKPRKKVEESDDRELARVEVATSSDGGSDVDDPQMCAHYASDIYQYLRSMEVEAKRRPLAKYMETVQSDVTANMRSILVDWLVEVAEEYKLVSDTLHLTISYIDRFLSFNAINRQRLQLLGVSSMLIASKYEEISPPNVEDFCYITDNTYTKQEVVKMESDILKFLKFEMGNPTIKTFLRRFIQAGQEDGKYSNLQFEFLGSYLAELSLLDYGCVQFLPSVVAASAVFVARFTLDPKSNPWNKRLKECTGYNVSDLKECIHAILDLQLNKKASTLLSIRDKYKQHRFKCVPSLVPPTEIPAIYFNDPKL; from the exons ATGGCGGATAAGGAGAACTGCGCCCCTCGCCTCACCCGCGCGGCCGCCAAAAGGGCCGCCTCCGCCCAAGTCCCCAGTCCCCCCGCCGAGCCGCCGGCCAAGAGGAAGCGCGTGGCCCTCAGCGAGCTCCCCACCCTCTCCAATGTCGTCACCCTCGCCACGGCGGACCCCTCCACCCCTCCCCCTTCTAAGCTTAAATCGAAGCCCAGGAAGAAGGTGGAGGAGTCGGATGACCGGGAACTTGCTCGGGTTGAAGTTGCTACCTCGTCGGATGGTGGCTCCGACGTTGATGATCCGCAGATGTGTGCGCATTATGCGTCTGATATCTATCAGTACCTCAGATCAATGGAG GTGGAGGCAAAGCGGAGGCCTTTGGCGAAGTACATGGAGACGGTTCAGAGCGATGTCACCGCCAATATGAGGAGCATTCTTGTGGATTGGCTGGTCGAGGTGGCGGAAGAATACAAGCTGGTCTCTGATACCCTACACCTCACCATCTCGTACATTGATCGGTTCCTTTCGTTCAATGCGATCAACAGACAACGGCTGCAGCTCCTGGGGGTGTCCTCCATGCTCATTGCTTC GAAATATGAAGAGATTAGCCCACCTAATGTGGAAGATTTCTGTTATATCACGGATAATACGTACACAAAGCAAGAG GTGGTGAAAATGGAGAGTGACATCCTAAAGTTTCTGAAGTTTGAGATGGGCAATCCCACCATCAAGACTTTCCTGAG GCGATTCATACAGGCAGGTCAAGAAGATGGCAAA TACTCAAATCTGCAATTTGAGTTCTTGGGAAGCTACCTTGCGGAGTTGAGTTTGCTGGACTATGGCTGTGTTCAGTTTTTGCCATCAGTAGTTGCAGCTTCTGCTGTTTTTGTTGCTAGATTCACACTTGATCCAAAAAGCAATCCTTGG AACAAAAGATTGAAAGAGTGTACTGGTTACAATGTGTCTGATCTGAAGGAGTGCATTCATGCCATACTTGACTTACAGTTGAACAAAAAAGCATCCACCTTGTTGTCCATCAGAGATAAATACAAGCAGCACAGG TTCAAGTGTGTGCCATCCTTGGTTCCTCCCACTGAGATTCCTGCAATCTACTTCAATGATCCCAAGTTGTAG
- the LOC135676117 gene encoding GDP-Man:Man(3)GlcNAc(2)-PP-Dol alpha-1,2-mannosyltransferase-like, translating into MSLWAFLLSTLTSSLLSLLVFSAAAAVISGRRGRRRAAGFFHPYTIDGGGGERVLWCAVKAVQEENPDLDCAVFTGDDASPQSLSARALDRFGVKLLRPPQVVRLYRRKWIEEHTYPHFTMIGQSLGSVYLSWEALRKFTPQFYFDTSGYAFTYPLARIFGCKVICYTHYPTISSDMVSRVLQQSSMYNNDALIASSMLLSRCKVVYYTLFSWLYGLVGSSAHLAMVNSSWTRSHIESLWKIPRRIKRVYPPCDTSSLQLLPLERPVRSPVIISVAQFRPEKAHGLQLEAFALAVRRLDQDLPRPKLLFVGSCRNKQDEERLQKLKHRSKELSIDDYVEFHRDVMYRDLVQLLGGAVAGLHSMIDEHFGISIVEYMAAGVIPIAHNSAGPKMDIVLNEGGHRTGFLASSKEEYAEAILKVLKMPEPERLAIAAAARKRAQRFSEQKFFEDFEAAVQPILAPKASS; encoded by the exons ATGTCGCTTTGGGCATTCCTGTTGTCGACCTTAACCTCTTCCCTTCTGTCCCTATTGGTCTTCTCCGCCGCCGCAGCGGTGATCTCGGGACGACGGGGGAGGCGGAGGGCGGCGGGTTTCTTCCATCCCTACACCATTGACGGCGGCGGCGGGGAGAGGGTCCTGTGGTGCGCCGTCAAGGCCGTGCAGGAGGAGAACCCCGATCTCGACTGCGCCGTCTTCACTGGTGACGACGCCTCCCCTCAGAGCCTGTCCGCCCGCGCCCTCGATCGGTTCGGTGTCAAGCTGCTTCGCCCCCCTCAG GTTGTCCGTTTGTATAGAAGGAAGTGGATTGAAGAACACACATATCCTCATTTTACTATGATTGGACAAAGTCTTGGTTCAGTGTATCTTTCATGGGAAGCTCTCCGCAAATTCACGCCTCAGTTCTATTTTGATACTAGTGGCTATGCTTTTACATACCCGCTTGCTCGGATTTTTGGGTGTAAAGTTATTTGCTATACTCATTATCCAACCATCAGTTCGGATATGGTTTCTCGTGTTCTCCAGCAAAGCTCAATGTATAATAATGATGCTCTAATTGCCAGCAG CATGCTGCTATCCCGGTGTAAGGTTGTGTACTATACATTATTCAGTTGGTTGTATGGGTTGGTGGGATCTTCTGCACATCTTGCAATGGTGAACTCCTCATGGACCAGATCACATATAGAGAGTCTGTGGAAAATTCCTCGACGCATTAAGAGAGTATACCCTCCCTGTGATACTTCATCTCTTCAG TTGCTTCCACTGGAAAGGCCAGTTAGAAGTCCTGTGATTATATCTGTTGCCCAATTTCGCCCGGAGAAG GCCCATGGCCTTCAGCTGGAGGCATTTGCACTtgctgttagaagattggaccagGACTTGCCTAGACCAAAGCTCCTATTTGTGGGTAGTTGTCGAAATAAGCAGGATGAAGAAAGATTGCAGAAGCTCAAACACAGATCCAAGGAACTAAGTATTGATGACTATGTGGAGTTCCACAGGGATGTTATGTATAG GGACCTAGTCCAGCTTCTGGGAGGTGCTGTTGCAGGACTCCACTCCATGATAGATGAGCATTTTGGAATTAGCATTGTAGAGTACATGGCAGCCGGTGTGATACCAATTG CCCATAATTCAGCAGGTCCCAAGATGGATATAGTGTTAAATGAAGGCGGACATCGAACAGGTTTTCTAGCTTCAAGCAAAGAGGAATACGCTGAAGCTATTCTCAAGGTACTTAAGATGCCAGAGCCAGAAAGGCTTGCAATAGCCGCAGCTGCTAGAAAGCGAGCTCAAAGGTTCTCAGAGCAAAAGTTCTTTGAGGACTTTGAGGCTGCAGTTCAGCCTATCCTAGCACCCAAAGCTTCTTCATGA